One window of Salegentibacter sp. Hel_I_6 genomic DNA carries:
- a CDS encoding MarR family winged helix-turn-helix transcriptional regulator, which yields MKIEDQLKTNNLPPARKLSLSILVTANLIDEQVAAALKPFDISIQQFNVLRILRGQKGKPANLSTIQERMVSKMSNTTRLVDKLITKGLTERIICEANRRKVEISITDKGLDLLEEIDPQVDAVEKELIQDISEEEIEIVTNCLNKIRN from the coding sequence ATGAAAATCGAAGATCAATTAAAAACAAATAATTTACCGCCGGCCAGAAAGCTAAGTCTTAGCATTTTGGTTACTGCAAATCTTATTGATGAACAGGTGGCAGCTGCTTTAAAACCATTCGATATTTCAATTCAACAGTTTAATGTGCTTAGAATTTTAAGAGGACAAAAAGGGAAACCGGCAAATCTTAGTACTATCCAGGAACGTATGGTGAGCAAGATGAGCAACACCACCAGGCTGGTAGATAAACTTATAACCAAGGGATTAACTGAAAGAATTATTTGTGAGGCCAACCGGCGTAAAGTTGAAATAAGTATTACTGATAAAGGTCTGGATCTACTAGAAGAAATCGATCCACAAGTAGATGCAGTAGAAAAAGAGCTAATTCAGGACATCAGCGAAGAAGAAATTGAAATTGTTACTAATTGTTTAAATAAAATAAGAAACTAG
- the trpC gene encoding indole-3-glycerol phosphate synthase TrpC — protein sequence MNILDKIIADKHKELVLKKLVVPVSQLEKSALFERQTVSLAEKLRTSKTGIIAEHKRRSPSKSVINQDLNVEDVAKGYEDAGISGMSVLTDGKYFGGSLDDLLYARATVKMPLLRKEFIIDEYQLLEARAHGADVILLIAAVLEREEIKRLSEFAKSIGLEVLLEVHNEDELQKSIMPSLDMLGVNNRNLKTFEVSTDISKKLSEKIPKDFVKVSESGISSVDAIKDLQQFGYKGFLIGENFMKTDNPGKAAAEFVKTLNKL from the coding sequence ATGAACATTTTAGACAAAATAATAGCCGATAAACATAAAGAACTGGTTTTAAAAAAGCTGGTAGTTCCCGTTTCACAATTGGAAAAATCGGCGCTTTTTGAACGGCAAACGGTTTCCCTGGCAGAAAAATTGAGAACCAGTAAAACCGGAATTATTGCTGAACATAAAAGGCGTTCCCCCTCAAAATCGGTTATTAATCAGGATTTAAATGTTGAAGACGTTGCCAAAGGTTATGAAGATGCAGGAATTTCAGGAATGTCTGTACTTACCGATGGCAAATATTTCGGCGGATCTTTAGACGACTTACTTTATGCCCGTGCGACGGTTAAAATGCCTTTATTGCGAAAGGAATTTATTATTGATGAATATCAACTTTTGGAAGCAAGAGCTCACGGGGCAGATGTGATCTTACTTATCGCTGCGGTGCTGGAACGGGAAGAAATTAAAAGACTTTCAGAATTTGCTAAAAGTATAGGTTTAGAAGTATTACTGGAAGTTCATAATGAAGATGAATTGCAAAAATCTATTATGCCCAGTTTAGATATGTTGGGTGTAAATAATAGGAATTTAAAGACTTTTGAAGTCTCGACAGACATTAGCAAAAAGCTTTCAGAAAAGATCCCCAAGGATTTTGTAAAAGTTTCTGAAAGCGGAATTAGTTCGGTTGACGCTATTAAAGATTTACAGCAATTTGGGTACAAAGGCTTTTTAATTGGTGAGAATTTTATGAAAACTGATAATCCGGGCAAAGCTGCGGCTGAGTTTGTAAAAACACTGAATAAGTTATAA
- a CDS encoding rhodanese-like domain-containing protein translates to MKELNQDEWQSQLEKDENAVILDVRTEEEVEEGYIPKAKNLDIYKGQEFVNEVEKLDKDKNYYIYCRSGKRSAQACTILDQMGFANTYNLEGGFMEWDGEKTED, encoded by the coding sequence ATGAAAGAACTTAATCAGGATGAATGGCAATCACAGCTGGAAAAAGATGAAAATGCAGTGATTTTAGACGTAAGAACCGAAGAAGAAGTAGAGGAAGGGTATATTCCTAAAGCTAAAAACCTTGATATTTATAAAGGTCAGGAATTTGTAAATGAAGTAGAAAAGCTGGATAAGGATAAAAATTATTATATCTATTGCCGCTCCGGAAAGCGCAGTGCACAGGCCTGTACTATTTTAGACCAGATGGGATTTGCCAACACCTATAACCTTGAAGGAGGTTTTATGGAGTGGGATGGTGAGAAAACTGAGGATTAA
- a CDS encoding aminodeoxychorismate/anthranilate synthase component II, with the protein MKKILVIDNYDSFVYNLVHYLEELDCEVTVIRNDQLELEDVEKYDKILLSPGPGIPSEAGLLKPIIEKYASSKSILGVCLGQQAIGEVFGGTLGNLESVYHGIATTMDLCVDDEPLFKDLPKTMKVGRYHSWVVLKELPDSLEATSYDEKGQIMSLRHRQFDVRGVQFHPESVLTPDGKKMIQNWVES; encoded by the coding sequence ATGAAAAAAATATTAGTTATAGATAATTACGATTCTTTTGTGTACAACCTTGTACATTATTTAGAAGAATTAGATTGTGAGGTCACGGTTATAAGAAACGACCAGTTAGAGCTGGAAGACGTGGAGAAATATGATAAGATTCTGCTTTCTCCAGGCCCCGGAATTCCCAGTGAAGCCGGATTATTAAAACCTATCATAGAAAAATATGCTTCTTCAAAAAGCATCCTGGGCGTGTGTCTCGGGCAACAAGCCATAGGTGAAGTTTTCGGCGGGACCTTGGGCAATCTGGAATCGGTTTATCACGGCATCGCCACCACGATGGATCTTTGTGTAGACGATGAACCACTTTTTAAAGATCTCCCAAAAACAATGAAGGTAGGCCGCTACCATTCCTGGGTAGTTTTAAAAGAACTTCCCGATTCTCTGGAAGCTACTTCCTACGATGAAAAAGGGCAAATCATGTCTCTTCGTCACCGCCAGTTTGATGTGCGTGGAGTGCAGTTTCACCCAGAATCGGTATTGACTCCAGATGGGAAAAAAATGATTCAGAATTGGGTAGAATCATAG
- a CDS encoding ABC transporter permease, with protein MLRLLEIEYHKLRYSHSAKILVFTYFILITFIALIASIEFNLGAINFRVADQGIFNFPYIWHFNSYIAALLKLFLAIVIVSMMSNEYSNRTLKQNLIDGLSKKEFIASKFLTVTVFSLFSTLFLFIVSMILGLSFSDFTEVSIIFSDMEYMIAYFVKLTGFFAFCMFLGILIKRSAFALGFLFIWWILESIIYGVLKWKIFRDSEIADQIARFFPLESMSNLIKEPFSRLSAVQTAATQIGSEIDKDYGIHWDQLLIVIVWTAIFVFLSYSLLKKRDL; from the coding sequence ATGCTACGACTTTTAGAAATAGAATATCATAAATTACGCTATAGCCACTCGGCAAAAATACTGGTTTTCACTTATTTTATTTTAATAACTTTTATTGCTTTAATTGCTTCTATAGAGTTCAATTTAGGCGCAATTAACTTTAGGGTAGCAGACCAGGGAATTTTTAATTTTCCTTATATCTGGCATTTTAATTCTTATATCGCGGCGTTATTAAAACTATTCCTCGCTATTGTAATCGTCTCGATGATGTCTAACGAATACAGTAACCGTACTCTAAAGCAAAATTTGATTGATGGTTTGAGTAAAAAGGAATTTATCGCTTCAAAATTTTTGACGGTAACAGTATTTTCGCTCTTTTCAACCCTTTTTCTATTTATAGTTTCTATGATCCTGGGGCTTTCTTTTTCAGACTTTACTGAAGTTTCTATCATCTTTTCAGATATGGAATATATGATTGCCTACTTCGTGAAACTTACAGGATTCTTCGCCTTTTGTATGTTTCTTGGAATTCTTATAAAACGTTCAGCCTTTGCACTTGGTTTTTTGTTTATCTGGTGGATTTTAGAAAGTATTATTTACGGGGTTTTAAAATGGAAGATTTTCAGGGATTCTGAAATCGCCGATCAAATTGCCAGATTTTTTCCACTGGAATCTATGAGCAATCTTATTAAAGAACCTTTTTCACGTCTCTCTGCAGTGCAAACCGCAGCCACCCAAATAGGTTCTGAAATTGATAAAGATTATGGCATACATTGGGATCAATTATTAATTGTTATAGTGTGGACTGCCATTTTCGTTTTTCTTTCTTACAGCCTGCTTAAAAAACGTGATCTATAA
- a CDS encoding anthranilate synthase component I family protein: MYQLKTTHKKLLADTITPVSVYLKVRDKYPNSLLLESSDYHANDNSFSYICCNPIASIKIQNEVITEVFPDGSKKTTEITPGVNVPQQIQEFSKQFQTEDSDFKFINNGLFGYIAYDGVRYFEDLEIKKRNGDLKLPDIYYAVYQNIIAINHFNNEAYIFDHSYDTDSKIAEIEQLIKVKNFATYNFERQQEPISNLTDEEFRENVSLGKKHCYRGDVFQIVLSRRFSQKFKGDEFNVYRALRSVNPSPYLFYFDYGNFKIFGSSPEAQLVVQDGQAEIHPIAGTFKRTGNDEEDAELAKKLAADEKENAEHVMLVDLARNDLSRHGNNVKVEKYREIQFFSHVIHLVSKVTGTKDPKTPTMQVVADTFPAGTLSGAPKHSAMKLIEKYENVNRDAYGGAIGFMDFHGNFNHAIIIRSFVSKDHQLHYQAGAGVVSESVEENELQEVYNKLGALTKALDIAEDI; this comes from the coding sequence ATGTACCAACTAAAAACCACCCATAAAAAACTCCTAGCAGATACCATTACACCGGTGAGTGTTTATTTAAAAGTTCGGGACAAATATCCTAACAGTCTCTTGCTGGAAAGTAGTGACTATCACGCCAACGACAATAGTTTCTCGTATATATGCTGTAATCCTATCGCTTCTATTAAGATTCAAAACGAAGTGATTACCGAAGTTTTTCCTGACGGAAGTAAAAAAACAACAGAGATCACTCCTGGAGTTAACGTGCCCCAGCAAATCCAGGAATTTTCAAAACAATTCCAAACTGAAGATTCTGATTTTAAATTTATCAATAACGGACTCTTTGGCTATATCGCTTATGACGGAGTTCGGTATTTTGAAGATTTAGAGATTAAAAAACGAAATGGTGATCTTAAACTTCCGGATATTTATTACGCGGTTTATCAAAATATTATCGCCATAAATCATTTTAATAATGAAGCTTATATTTTTGATCATAGCTATGATACCGATTCAAAGATCGCTGAAATCGAGCAACTGATAAAAGTCAAAAATTTCGCGACCTATAATTTTGAACGTCAGCAGGAACCAATTTCTAACCTCACCGACGAAGAATTCAGGGAAAATGTAAGCCTAGGGAAAAAGCACTGCTATCGTGGTGACGTTTTTCAAATTGTGCTTTCGCGCAGATTTTCTCAGAAATTCAAGGGAGATGAATTCAATGTTTACCGCGCTTTACGCAGCGTAAATCCTTCGCCCTACCTTTTCTATTTTGACTACGGAAACTTTAAAATATTTGGAAGTTCGCCTGAAGCCCAACTGGTGGTTCAGGACGGGCAGGCAGAAATCCATCCAATAGCCGGAACTTTTAAACGTACCGGAAATGATGAGGAAGACGCTGAACTAGCCAAAAAACTTGCCGCCGATGAAAAGGAAAATGCCGAACATGTAATGTTGGTTGATCTGGCTCGTAACGACTTAAGCCGACACGGTAATAATGTAAAAGTGGAAAAATATAGAGAAATCCAGTTTTTCTCCCACGTGATCCATTTAGTAAGCAAAGTTACCGGCACCAAAGATCCAAAAACACCTACAATGCAGGTGGTAGCAGATACTTTTCCGGCGGGAACTTTAAGCGGCGCGCCTAAGCATAGTGCGATGAAGCTGATAGAAAAATACGAAAATGTAAATCGTGATGCCTACGGCGGGGCAATAGGGTTTATGGATTTCCACGGAAATTTTAACCACGCCATTATCATTAGATCTTTTGTAAGTAAAGATCATCAATTACATTATCAAGCCGGCGCAGGTGTTGTTTCAGAATCTGTAGAAGAAAACGAATTACAGGAAGTTTACAATAAACTAGGGGCGCTAACCAAGGCATTGGATATCGCTGAAGATATATAA
- a CDS encoding YceI family protein — translation MEKQINTQASNIAWKGKKVLGSHSGTIDLKDGKFKFENDEIVGGEFVMDMTTITVTDLKGDDKAGLEGHLNSDDFFGVDNHPTSKLVITSVAKKDDGTYGVVGDLTIKENTHPVTFDLDYNNNTATTKLTIDRSKYNVKYNSGSFFSGLGDQTIYDNFDLNIELKF, via the coding sequence ATGGAAAAACAAATAAATACCCAGGCCAGTAATATCGCCTGGAAAGGAAAGAAAGTTTTAGGATCACACTCAGGAACCATCGATCTAAAAGATGGGAAATTCAAGTTTGAAAACGATGAAATAGTAGGTGGCGAATTTGTAATGGATATGACCACAATTACTGTAACAGATCTTAAAGGAGACGATAAAGCAGGATTGGAAGGTCACTTAAATTCAGATGATTTCTTTGGAGTAGATAACCATCCAACTTCCAAACTGGTAATTACCAGCGTAGCCAAAAAAGATGATGGCACTTATGGTGTGGTTGGAGATCTAACAATTAAAGAAAACACTCATCCGGTAACTTTCGATTTAGATTACAACAATAATACTGCTACTACCAAATTAACAATAGATCGTTCTAAATATAACGTGAAATACAATTCCGGTAGCTTTTTCAGCGGACTTGGAGATCAAACGATTTACGATAATTTCGATTTAAATATTGAGTTGAAATTCTAA
- the trpD gene encoding anthranilate phosphoribosyltransferase, protein MKELLNRLINHETISKDEAKQALFSISNGEYNESQIAAFLTVYMMRSITIEELEGFRDALLELCVAIDLSAYNPIDLCGTGGDGKNTFNISTTSSFVTAGAGVNVAKHGNYGVSSVSGSSNVMESLGIKFSNDAGFLEKCIAEAGICVLHAPLFHPAMKNVAPIRKSLAVKTFFNMLGPMVNPAFPQNQLVGVFNLELARMYGYLYQNTDKNFTILHALDGYDEISLTGNTKTISNNSEGMLSPEDFGVETLKQKEIAGGGSIESSAEIFVNILKGKGTKAQNNVVCANAGMAIATAKQISVKEGFETARESINSGKALKALEKLQELSK, encoded by the coding sequence ATGAAAGAACTACTAAACAGGCTTATTAATCACGAAACCATCTCCAAAGATGAAGCGAAGCAGGCGCTTTTCAGTATTTCCAATGGAGAATATAACGAAAGCCAGATCGCCGCATTTCTCACGGTTTATATGATGCGAAGCATTACTATAGAAGAGCTGGAGGGATTTCGGGATGCGCTTTTAGAACTTTGTGTAGCCATAGATTTAAGTGCTTATAACCCTATAGATCTCTGCGGAACCGGTGGAGATGGCAAGAATACATTTAATATTTCTACCACTTCCTCTTTTGTAACGGCAGGAGCGGGAGTAAATGTGGCGAAACACGGAAACTACGGAGTTTCTTCGGTAAGTGGTAGTTCTAATGTTATGGAAAGCCTGGGAATTAAATTTAGTAATGATGCCGGATTTCTTGAAAAATGTATCGCTGAAGCAGGAATTTGCGTGCTGCACGCTCCCCTATTCCACCCGGCAATGAAAAACGTCGCGCCAATTCGGAAGTCGCTTGCGGTAAAGACTTTTTTCAATATGCTTGGGCCAATGGTAAATCCTGCTTTTCCGCAAAATCAGCTTGTAGGAGTTTTTAACCTGGAACTGGCCAGAATGTATGGTTACTTATATCAAAACACCGATAAGAATTTTACCATTTTGCATGCTTTGGATGGTTATGATGAAATTTCCCTTACCGGAAATACGAAAACCATTTCTAATAATTCTGAAGGCATGCTAAGTCCGGAAGATTTTGGAGTGGAAACCCTAAAACAGAAAGAAATTGCCGGTGGCGGTTCTATAGAAAGTTCTGCAGAAATTTTCGTGAATATATTAAAAGGAAAAGGCACTAAAGCACAAAACAACGTGGTTTGCGCCAACGCAGGAATGGCGATTGCCACGGCGAAACAAATTAGTGTCAAAGAAGGTTTTGAAACTGCCCGGGAATCTATAAATTCAGGGAAAGCTTTAAAGGCACTGGAGAAGTTACAGGAATTGAGTAAGTGA
- a CDS encoding ABC transporter ATP-binding protein — protein METILSLKDLTKKYGAITAVDNLSFTIKKGNVYGILGPNGSGKSTTLGMVLNVVNKTAGEFAWFGGKTETHEALKKVGAIIEHPNFYPYMTAAQNLALVCKIKDVPKNKIEEKLEIVNLLDRKDSKFRTFSLGMKQRLAIASALLNDPEILILDEPTNGLDPQGIHQIREIIRKIAAGGTTILLASHLLDEVEKVCSHVVIIRNGKKLYSGPVDAINASHGFFELQAKNMQLLQELLIAHPGIENVSEKENIVTAILKEPMDAETINEYLFEKGLSLSYLVKRKESLEEQFLTLTNQTPTA, from the coding sequence TTGGAAACAATTCTAAGTCTTAAAGACCTTACAAAAAAATATGGCGCAATAACCGCGGTAGATAATTTATCTTTCACCATAAAAAAAGGCAATGTATATGGGATTTTAGGTCCTAATGGTAGCGGAAAATCTACCACCCTGGGAATGGTTTTGAACGTAGTTAATAAAACCGCTGGTGAATTTGCCTGGTTTGGCGGGAAAACTGAAACGCACGAAGCTTTAAAAAAAGTAGGGGCCATAATTGAGCATCCTAATTTTTACCCTTATATGACCGCAGCACAAAACCTGGCTTTGGTTTGTAAGATTAAAGATGTTCCCAAAAATAAAATTGAAGAAAAACTTGAAATCGTTAATTTACTGGATAGAAAAGACAGTAAGTTTAGAACTTTTTCTCTTGGGATGAAGCAACGACTTGCCATAGCTTCTGCCCTACTTAACGATCCGGAAATTCTTATTTTAGATGAGCCAACTAACGGACTTGATCCTCAGGGGATTCATCAAATAAGAGAGATTATAAGGAAAATCGCCGCCGGTGGAACTACCATTTTACTCGCTTCGCATTTACTGGATGAAGTTGAGAAAGTTTGTTCGCATGTGGTTATTATAAGAAATGGAAAAAAACTTTACAGCGGCCCGGTAGATGCTATTAATGCCAGCCACGGTTTCTTTGAACTCCAGGCAAAGAACATGCAATTATTGCAGGAATTACTTATCGCACATCCAGGAATAGAAAATGTTTCTGAAAAGGAAAATATTGTGACAGCAATTCTCAAAGAACCTATGGATGCTGAAACTATCAATGAATATTTGTTTGAAAAAGGACTTTCACTTTCTTACCTGGTAAAACGTAAAGAAAGCCTGGAAGAACAGTTCCTTACATTAACCAATCAAACTCCTACCGCATAA
- a CDS encoding GIY-YIG nuclease family protein: MNTDYQYYVYIITNRKYGTLYIGITRNLKQRLYQHRNRNLKSFSSRYRLNKLVYYEKFEYPSLAIKREKQLKKWNRLWKINLINDFNPDWEDLTVRFK; encoded by the coding sequence ATGAATACAGACTACCAATATTACGTTTACATCATTACAAATCGTAAATATGGAACACTATATATTGGGATTACAAGAAACCTGAAACAAAGATTATATCAACATAGAAATCGAAACCTAAAAAGTTTTAGCAGTAGATACCGACTTAATAAACTAGTATATTATGAAAAATTCGAATATCCGTCGTTGGCGATTAAAAGGGAAAAACAACTTAAAAAATGGAATCGACTCTGGAAAATAAATCTGATAAACGATTTCAACCCCGATTGGGAAGATTTGACTGTAAGATTTAAATAA
- a CDS encoding NAD(P)H-dependent oxidoreductase produces the protein MENYIENLNWRYATKKFDTTKSLSKEDVEKLQKSIQLSASSYGLQPYEVFVISDKETKEKLKAAAWDQSQLTDASHVFVFVGLKKLNEAYIDAYLENISKIREIQVQDLSGLKDMLTSNILGKSEDQQKIWAQKQTYIALGNLLSAAAHLKVDTCPMEGFDAEKFDEILGISGTNLTTAVIATAGYRSDEDQLQHAKKVRKQEEELFHLI, from the coding sequence ATGGAGAATTATATAGAGAATTTAAACTGGCGCTATGCGACCAAAAAATTTGATACTACAAAATCTCTAAGTAAAGAGGACGTAGAGAAATTGCAAAAAAGTATCCAACTTTCCGCTTCATCTTATGGGCTTCAACCTTATGAGGTATTTGTAATTTCAGATAAAGAAACCAAAGAAAAACTTAAAGCTGCTGCCTGGGATCAGTCGCAACTTACCGATGCTTCCCACGTATTTGTTTTTGTTGGACTTAAGAAATTAAATGAAGCTTATATAGATGCTTATCTAGAGAATATCAGTAAAATTCGAGAAATTCAGGTTCAGGATCTGAGTGGTTTAAAAGATATGCTGACTTCTAATATTTTAGGAAAGTCTGAAGATCAACAAAAGATCTGGGCACAAAAGCAAACCTATATCGCATTAGGAAATCTACTTTCAGCTGCAGCTCATTTAAAGGTGGATACCTGCCCTATGGAAGGTTTTGATGCTGAAAAGTTTGATGAGATATTGGGGATTTCAGGAACAAATTTAACTACCGCTGTTATTGCCACGGCTGGGTATAGAAGTGACGAAGATCAATTACAGCACGCCAAAAAAGTAAGAAAACAAGAAGAGGAATTATTCCATTTAATATAA
- a CDS encoding YceI family protein, giving the protein MKKNLFRGALASTVIVSLLSFTNVNAQEKKIDVKESSVQWEGEKVTGSHYGTIDFKEGHFIVEDNEPKGGEFVIDMTSITVTDLEGEDKGKLEGHLKSDDFFGVQKYPNSKLVITSVAKKSDNTFGVVGDLTIKEDTHSVTFDLDWSKNSASTELTIDRSKYNVRYGSGSFFDNLGDKTIYDNFELDVELKF; this is encoded by the coding sequence ATGAAAAAGAATCTATTTAGAGGTGCCCTTGCATCTACAGTTATTGTATCTCTTTTATCTTTTACCAACGTAAACGCACAGGAAAAGAAAATTGATGTAAAAGAAAGTTCAGTACAATGGGAAGGTGAAAAAGTAACCGGATCTCATTATGGAACGATCGATTTTAAAGAAGGACATTTTATCGTTGAAGATAATGAACCAAAAGGAGGAGAGTTCGTAATAGATATGACTTCTATCACAGTTACCGACTTAGAAGGAGAGGACAAAGGTAAGCTTGAAGGACATTTAAAGTCAGATGATTTCTTTGGAGTTCAAAAATATCCTAATTCTAAACTGGTAATAACCAGCGTAGCCAAGAAAAGTGATAATACTTTCGGTGTAGTTGGAGATCTTACTATAAAAGAAGACACTCATTCAGTAACTTTTGATTTAGATTGGAGTAAAAATTCAGCTTCTACAGAACTTACTATAGACCGCTCTAAGTACAATGTACGTTATGGTTCTGGAAGTTTCTTTGATAACCTTGGAGACAAAACTATCTACGATAATTTTGAACTGGACGTAGAATTAAAATTCTAA
- the uvrB gene encoding excinuclease ABC subunit UvrB, with amino-acid sequence MKFKIESDYKPTGDQPKAIDQLVSGINNNDQYQTLLGVTGSGKTFSVANVIQEVQKPTLVLAHNKTLAAQLYSEFKQFFPNNAVEYFVSYYDYYQPEAFIPTSGTYIEKDLSINEEIEKLRLSTTSSLLSGRRDVIVVASVSCLYGIGNPVEFRKNVVSIERDMQISRTKFLHQLVQSLYSRTEAEFTHGNFRIKGDTVDVFPSYADNAFRVHFFGDEIEEIEAFNPGTNDIIEKYEKLNIYPANMFVTSPDVMQNAIHHIQDDLEKQVDYFRDIGKHLEAKRLDERTNFDLEMIRELGYCSGIENYSRYLDGRQPGTRPFCLLDYFPDDFLMVVDESHVTIPQVHAMYGGDRSRKETLVEYGFRLPAAMDNRPLKFEEFEALQNQVIYVSATPADYELQKSEGVYVEQVIRPTGLLDPVIEVRPSLNQIDDLIEEIHTRIEKDQRTLVTTLTKRMAEELAKYLTRIDIRCRYIHSDVDTLERVEIMQDLRRGLFDVLIGVNLLREGLDLPEVSLVAVIDADKEGFLRSNRSLTQTIGRAARHVEGKAILYADKITDSMQKTIDQTEYRRNKQIDYNKENNLRPTPLVKKLENSTLIKEKLDVYDAEKPLTTKAAEAEVAYMSKPDLEKRIREKRKAMEKAAKDLDFMAAAKHRDEIKMLQNKVKEAQA; translated from the coding sequence ATGAAGTTTAAGATAGAATCAGACTACAAACCCACAGGAGACCAGCCGAAGGCGATAGATCAGTTGGTTAGTGGAATTAACAATAACGACCAATATCAAACCCTGCTTGGAGTAACAGGATCTGGTAAAACTTTTTCCGTAGCCAATGTTATTCAGGAAGTCCAAAAACCTACCCTGGTTTTGGCTCATAATAAAACACTCGCTGCCCAGCTTTATTCAGAATTCAAGCAATTCTTTCCCAATAATGCTGTGGAATATTTTGTAAGTTATTACGATTATTATCAGCCGGAAGCTTTTATTCCTACTTCGGGAACTTATATTGAAAAGGATCTTTCGATTAACGAAGAAATTGAAAAATTACGACTCAGCACTACTTCCTCACTCTTAAGCGGAAGAAGAGATGTAATAGTAGTTGCCTCCGTTTCCTGTTTGTATGGTATTGGTAACCCGGTGGAATTCCGTAAAAATGTAGTTTCTATTGAACGCGATATGCAAATTTCGCGAACAAAATTTCTACATCAACTGGTGCAAAGTTTGTATTCCCGAACTGAAGCAGAGTTCACTCACGGAAATTTCAGAATAAAAGGAGATACGGTAGATGTATTCCCGAGTTATGCCGATAATGCTTTTAGGGTACATTTTTTTGGCGATGAAATTGAAGAAATTGAAGCTTTTAATCCCGGGACAAATGACATTATTGAAAAATATGAGAAGCTGAATATTTATCCTGCCAATATGTTCGTAACCTCACCCGATGTAATGCAAAATGCAATTCATCATATCCAGGACGATCTCGAAAAACAGGTAGATTACTTTAGAGATATCGGGAAACATCTGGAAGCAAAACGACTGGATGAAAGAACCAATTTCGACCTGGAAATGATTCGCGAACTTGGTTATTGTTCAGGAATTGAGAATTATTCTCGTTACCTGGATGGAAGACAACCCGGCACCCGACCTTTCTGTCTTTTAGATTATTTTCCCGATGATTTTTTAATGGTTGTGGACGAAAGCCACGTGACTATTCCACAAGTTCATGCGATGTATGGGGGAGATAGATCCAGAAAGGAAACTTTGGTAGAATATGGATTTAGACTTCCAGCTGCGATGGATAACCGCCCATTAAAATTTGAAGAATTTGAAGCGCTACAAAACCAGGTGATTTATGTAAGTGCCACTCCTGCAGATTACGAATTACAAAAATCTGAAGGAGTTTATGTAGAGCAGGTGATTAGGCCTACCGGACTTCTGGATCCGGTTATTGAGGTGCGACCAAGTTTAAATCAAATAGATGATCTTATTGAAGAAATTCATACACGAATCGAAAAAGATCAAAGAACGCTAGTCACTACGCTTACTAAAAGAATGGCTGAAGAACTGGCGAAGTACCTTACGAGAATTGATATTAGATGTCGCTATATCCATTCGGATGTAGACACCCTGGAACGAGTAGAAATTATGCAGGATTTACGCCGTGGATTGTTTGATGTTTTAATTGGAGTAAACTTGTTGAGAGAAGGTTTAGATCTTCCCGAGGTTTCTTTAGTCGCAGTAATAGATGCCGATAAGGAAGGTTTTCTAAGAAGTAATCGGTCACTTACTCAAACTATTGGTCGGGCAGCCCGTCACGTAGAAGGAAAGGCAATTTTGTATGCTGATAAGATTACCGATAGTATGCAAAAAACTATTGATCAAACCGAATACCGAAGAAATAAGCAGATAGATTATAATAAGGAAAATAACCTTCGTCCTACCCCACTGGTGAAGAAACTTGAGAACAGCACTTTGATCAAGGAAAAACTAGATGTGTATGATGCCGAAAAACCACTAACTACCAAAGCTGCGGAAGCTGAAGTGGCTTATATGAGCAAACCCGATTTGGAAAAGCGAATCCGCGAGAAAAGAAAGGCCATGGAAAAGGCTGCAAAAGATCTCGACTTTATGGCTGCAGCAAAACATCGCGATGAAATAAAAATGCTTCAAAATAAAGTAAAAGAAGCACAAGCCTAG